The DNA window AACCAGTTGCGGCCCTCGGTCGTCACCCGCAGGTAGCCGCCGGTCTCGCCGTTGATCCAGCTGGACAGGTCGATCCACTGCGGGATCTCGTCGACCCGCTTGCGGTACCAGGGCACGTACTCCGACAAGTGACCATTGGACTCGGTGCTGTAGTAGCCGAACCGCCGCAGGACGTCGATCCGCACCTTCTCGGTCCGCGGGTACGTCGGGTGCCCCTCGAACAGCTCCAGCATGCGCGGGATCATGTCGATGCCGCGCCAACTCACCTGTACGTACCACGTCTGGTGGTTGATCCCGGCCGCCACGATGTCGACGTCGCGTCGGTGCAGCGTCTCGCCCGGACCGATCAGGCCTTCCTTCCGAGCCCACACCTCGATGCACCGCGTGATCTGCCAGTGACCGCCCTGCACGCCGTGGCAGAGGCCGACGGTCCGGACGCCGCCGTACTCGTTGCACGCCCAGGTGTTCATGGCCATCGGGTTGGAGTAGTTGAGGAACAGCGCGTCTGGCTTGGCGACCTCGCGGATGTCCTTGCAGAAGTCGAGCAGCACCGGGATGGTGCGCTGGGCGTACATGATGCCGCCGGCGCAGAGCGTGTCACCGACGCACTGGTCGACGCCGTACTTCAGCGGGATCTCGATGTCGGTGCGGAACGCGTCGAGCCCGCCCACCCGCACGGTCGAGAACACGTAGTCCGCGTCGGCGATCGCGGCCCGACGGTCGGTGGTCGGCACGATCGTCGCCGGCAGCTTCGTCGCTTCGATGTCACGCCGGCACAGGGCGGTGACCATCTCCAGGTTGCGTTCGGAGATGTCGGCGAACGCGAACGTCGTGTCGGCGAACTCGGGCACGGTGAGGAGGTCACGCAGCAGCCGCCTGGTGAAGCCCAACGAACCGGCGCCGACCATCGCAATCTTCAAGGCCATGGCTCCACCATCGCCTCCCCCGGGCTGTCCGGTGGCGCCCGGTGACCGCACGCGGTCGGCCGAAGTTGGCCGTGCTCCTTCAGAGCTGGGCCTCGGCGGTCAGGCGCTCGAGGCCCTGGGTGGTCGTCCATGCGCCGACGACGTTGCCCTTGGCCTCGTACAGGGCGTGGGCTCGCTGGAGTACGGAGCGAGCCTCGTCGCCGCGCCCGGCGGGCTGGAGCAGCCGACCGAGATCGTCGAGGGTGTCGGCGATCATCGCGATGTCGTCGGTCTGCTCGGCGAGGTCGAGCGCCGCCCGTACGAGCGTGATCGCCTCCTCGGTGGCGCCGCGCGCCGCGAGAATGCCTGCCTGCGCGGTCCGCCACAGCACCTGGGTCGCCAGGTCGTCCTCGGCGCCGATGTCCTTGCTGAGCTGGAC is part of the Tenggerimyces flavus genome and encodes:
- a CDS encoding alpha-glucosidase/alpha-galactosidase; this encodes MALKIAMVGAGSLGFTRRLLRDLLTVPEFADTTFAFADISERNLEMVTALCRRDIEATKLPATIVPTTDRRAAIADADYVFSTVRVGGLDAFRTDIEIPLKYGVDQCVGDTLCAGGIMYAQRTIPVLLDFCKDIREVAKPDALFLNYSNPMAMNTWACNEYGGVRTVGLCHGVQGGHWQITRCIEVWARKEGLIGPGETLHRRDVDIVAAGINHQTWYVQVSWRGIDMIPRMLELFEGHPTYPRTEKVRIDVLRRFGYYSTESNGHLSEYVPWYRKRVDEIPQWIDLSSWINGETGGYLRVTTEGRNWFETDFPNWMREDPKPITAADRSEEHGSYILEGLETGRVYRGHFNVPNRGYITNLPEGCVVEVPGYVDRNGMSIPVVGDLPLACAATVSASVRVQEMGKEAAVHGDVSLLKQSMLHDPLVGAVCNPEEVWQLTDEMLVAQAEWLPNFAAEISPARERLAAAERSGTRVRTVQTEGAARLAVKSVEEMARDKVAASANAAAADKAGMTKT